The following are encoded in a window of Rhodothermus bifroesti genomic DNA:
- a CDS encoding inorganic diphosphatase yields MPTYIPTAHAWHDVPVGPEAPDWFHVVIEIPQGSKVKYELDKDTGLIRVDRVLYSSVIYPANYGFIPQTLGEDHDPLDVLVLMQEPVMPLSLLRARPIGMMTMLDQGQNDEKIICVHLDDPAFNGFYHIRELPEHRLRELRRFFEDYKKLEDKEVLVQEFFGPAEARAVVAESIRRYATEVMPTLARTP; encoded by the coding sequence ATGCCAACATATATCCCTACCGCCCATGCCTGGCACGACGTCCCTGTCGGCCCTGAAGCACCGGATTGGTTCCACGTCGTGATTGAAATCCCCCAGGGCAGCAAAGTGAAGTACGAGCTGGATAAAGACACGGGGCTGATTCGGGTCGATCGTGTCCTGTATTCTTCGGTGATTTATCCGGCTAACTACGGTTTTATCCCGCAAACACTGGGTGAGGATCATGATCCGCTTGATGTGCTGGTGCTCATGCAAGAGCCTGTAATGCCCCTAAGCCTTTTGCGGGCGCGGCCTATTGGCATGATGACCATGCTCGATCAGGGGCAAAACGACGAGAAAATCATTTGTGTGCACTTGGACGATCCAGCCTTTAATGGTTTTTATCACATTCGAGAGCTTCCCGAGCACCGATTGCGTGAGCTGCGCCGATTTTTTGAAGACTATAAAAAACTTGAGGACAAGGAGGTGCTGGTGCAAGAATTCTTTGGCCCAGCAGAAGCTCGGGCTGTGGTAGCTGAAAGTATTCGGCGCTATGCCACAGAGGTTATGCCAACGCTAGCCCGCACACCGTAG
- the pabB gene encoding aminodeoxychorismate synthase component I has translation MHPLLQPGTVWLDTALSDEENQQSLLFVQPVHVLQADTADQVPALLQALDAAVAAGYYVAGYIAYEAGYALAPVPLSVPEDTGPLAWFGVYAQPHGLTAEAAWALLAEAESYRVQNLRPLLSLTAYRERVEAIRTLIREGEVYQLNFTLPIFFQFEGDPLALYRSLRQQQPVPYGAFLNTGERFVLSFSPELFFRRCGERIITRPMKGTMRRSEDPEEDRALAEALRTDPKNQAENLMIVDLLRNDLSVCCRPGSVVVPQLFHVAAYPTLWQMTSTVEGTLRPGVGYAALFRALFPSGSVTGAPKLRALQHLRHLEPSHRGVYCGAIGYAAPGGEAVFNVAIRTLELIGSEGRLGVGSGIVWDSDPEAEYAECLLKSQFLRLAAEPFALIETMRCTAGAIPLLEAHLERLRRSAARFGFPLDEAALRARLRQVVQALDPMQSWRLRLTLDERGHMRLTSTVLEAEAPRPWRLCVAPWRLDAADPLRYHKTTRRADYEAAYLQARAAGYDEVIFLNTRGEVCEGSRTNIFAQMDGQLYTPPVRCGLLPGVYRAHVLATRPEAAEKVLTLDDLRRAEALYVCNAVLGWQPAILCPEA, from the coding sequence ATGCATCCCCTGCTGCAGCCTGGAACGGTTTGGTTGGACACCGCACTTTCGGACGAAGAAAACCAGCAAAGCCTGCTTTTTGTGCAACCTGTGCACGTATTGCAGGCCGACACCGCCGACCAAGTTCCGGCATTGCTGCAGGCATTGGACGCTGCAGTAGCGGCTGGTTATTACGTGGCGGGCTATATAGCCTATGAAGCAGGTTATGCGCTTGCGCCTGTGCCGCTGTCGGTTCCTGAAGATACAGGACCACTAGCCTGGTTTGGTGTCTATGCGCAACCCCATGGTCTAACAGCCGAAGCGGCTTGGGCACTGCTGGCCGAGGCAGAAAGCTATCGGGTGCAAAACCTACGCCCGTTGCTCTCCTTGACCGCTTATCGAGAACGCGTTGAGGCCATTCGCACTTTAATTCGTGAGGGTGAGGTCTACCAGCTTAACTTCACGCTACCGATTTTTTTCCAGTTCGAGGGAGATCCACTGGCGCTTTATCGCAGCCTGCGGCAGCAGCAGCCGGTCCCATACGGAGCTTTTTTGAACACGGGTGAGCGTTTCGTGCTCAGCTTTTCTCCTGAGCTTTTCTTTCGGCGTTGTGGAGAGCGGATCATCACGCGGCCTATGAAAGGGACCATGCGCCGGTCAGAGGATCCCGAAGAAGATCGCGCCTTGGCTGAAGCGCTGCGGACCGATCCGAAGAATCAGGCTGAAAATCTGATGATTGTAGACCTGTTGCGCAACGACCTCTCGGTCTGTTGCCGACCAGGGTCGGTCGTTGTGCCACAGCTGTTTCACGTTGCCGCCTATCCTACGCTTTGGCAGATGACGTCTACGGTAGAAGGCACGCTGCGTCCTGGCGTAGGCTATGCGGCGCTTTTCCGGGCACTTTTCCCATCGGGATCGGTAACGGGGGCGCCAAAGCTACGGGCCCTGCAGCACTTAAGGCACTTAGAGCCAAGCCATCGGGGGGTGTATTGCGGAGCGATTGGGTATGCTGCGCCAGGTGGCGAAGCGGTCTTCAACGTTGCTATTCGCACACTCGAGCTGATCGGTTCAGAAGGGCGTTTGGGCGTAGGGAGTGGAATTGTATGGGATTCTGACCCAGAGGCGGAGTATGCAGAATGCCTGCTCAAAAGTCAGTTTCTACGCCTAGCGGCTGAGCCGTTTGCTCTGATTGAAACCATGCGGTGCACAGCAGGCGCGATCCCCTTGCTCGAGGCGCATCTGGAACGGTTGCGTCGTTCAGCAGCACGGTTTGGGTTCCCGCTGGATGAGGCTGCGCTAAGAGCACGCCTACGCCAGGTGGTGCAGGCGCTGGATCCTATGCAAAGCTGGCGCTTGCGCTTGACGTTGGACGAGCGTGGACACATGAGGTTGACCAGTACGGTCTTGGAGGCTGAGGCTCCCCGTCCTTGGCGGCTCTGTGTGGCTCCATGGCGCCTTGACGCCGCCGATCCACTGCGTTATCACAAAACCACGCGCCGAGCTGATTACGAGGCAGCCTATCTGCAAGCGCGTGCCGCTGGCTACGATGAGGTCATCTTTTTGAACACCCGCGGAGAGGTGTGCGAGGGCTCTCGCACAAACATCTTCGCCCAAATGGACGGTCAGCTCTACACGCCTCCGGTGCGCTGTGGGCTACTGCCTGGCGTGTACCGGGCGCATGTGCTTGCAACGCGGCCAGAAGCTGCCGAAAAGGTGCTCACGCTCGATGATCTGCGGCGGGCTGAAGCCCTTTACGTGTGCAACGCGGTACTTGGTTGGCAGCCTGCAATACTTTGTCCTGAAGCCTAA